One segment of Aliidongia dinghuensis DNA contains the following:
- a CDS encoding AAA family ATPase, translating to MLIVFGGLPGTGKTTLARAIAVERQATYLRVDTIEQALRDSGMLAVDVGPAGYLAAYALAEENLRLGRVVVVDAVNPLAITRQAWRRVAERTDAAMIEIEVICSDRVEHRRRVETRTTDISGLVTPTWQQVLARKYEAWEPVPFVLDTAGCLPAVSLDRLRSRIAETAA from the coding sequence ATGCTGATCGTCTTTGGCGGGCTGCCCGGCACCGGCAAGACGACACTGGCCCGCGCCATCGCGGTGGAGCGCCAGGCGACATACCTGCGGGTCGACACGATCGAGCAGGCGCTGCGCGATTCGGGAATGTTGGCGGTGGACGTTGGCCCGGCAGGCTATCTCGCCGCCTACGCCCTCGCTGAGGAAAATCTGCGTCTCGGCCGGGTCGTGGTGGTGGATGCGGTCAATCCGCTCGCGATCACGCGCCAAGCTTGGCGACGGGTCGCTGAACGCACGGATGCGGCGATGATCGAGATCGAGGTGATCTGCTCCGACCGCGTGGAGCACCGTCGGCGGGTCGAGACGCGGACGACCGACATCTCAGGGTTGGTCACGCCAACCTGGCAGCAAGTGCTCGCCCGAAAGTACGAGGCTTGGGAGCCGGTGCCGTTTGTCCTCGACACCGCCGGCTGCTTGCCCGCGGTCTCGCTCGACCGGTTACGATCGCGGATCGCCGAGACGGCTGCCTAG
- a CDS encoding DUF3501 family protein, which yields MTIQPRRRIERADILDRADYLPIRKEQRARMAALKQNRRVEVGPFATFYFENWDTIRHQILEMLYIENGGETQIADEIEAYGPLVPAGGELVATVMFEIDDPVRRTTQLNRIGGIEHKTFLQAGGEQLRGIPDPDRENTSPEGKASSVQFFHFPLSPAAIDAFRTPGAQILLGFDHPNYGHIALVPEAVRATLAADL from the coding sequence ATGACGATCCAACCGAGGCGCCGCATCGAGCGCGCCGACATCCTCGACCGTGCCGATTATCTGCCGATCCGCAAGGAGCAGCGCGCGCGCATGGCCGCGCTGAAGCAGAACCGCCGCGTCGAGGTCGGGCCGTTCGCGACCTTCTATTTCGAGAACTGGGACACGATCCGGCACCAGATCCTGGAGATGCTCTATATCGAGAACGGCGGCGAGACGCAGATCGCCGACGAGATCGAGGCCTACGGGCCGCTCGTGCCTGCCGGTGGCGAGCTGGTCGCGACCGTGATGTTCGAGATCGACGACCCGGTCCGGCGGACGACCCAGCTTAACCGGATCGGCGGCATCGAGCATAAGACCTTCCTCCAGGCGGGCGGCGAGCAGCTTCGCGGCATTCCCGATCCCGATCGCGAGAACACCTCGCCCGAGGGCAAGGCTTCCTCGGTGCAATTCTTCCATTTCCCGCTGTCGCCGGCGGCGATCGACGCCTTCCGCACGCCCGGCGCCCAGATCCTCCTGGGCTTCGACCACCCGAACTACGGCCATATCGCGCTGGTGCCGGAAGCGGTCCGCGCGACGCTGGCGGCGGATCTTTGA